The proteins below come from a single Campylobacter sp. CCUG 57310 genomic window:
- a CDS encoding NfeD family protein produces the protein MIPPYLVLAFGMLLVVAELLVGSFFLLFFGLGFLAVGILGFFIDFSWHVQILLASLISVALLILLKKPMKERFYSSKDEVKDDFLNEIGEGEIKEGMVYFKGTLWSYDGDLKDGQKVQVVGTKGNKVILKND, from the coding sequence ATGATACCTCCGTATCTTGTTTTGGCTTTTGGTATGCTTTTGGTGGTTGCAGAGTTGCTTGTGGGATCGTTTTTTCTTCTATTTTTTGGCCTTGGATTTTTAGCTGTCGGAATTTTAGGATTTTTTATAGATTTTTCGTGGCATGTTCAAATTTTACTCGCCTCGCTTATCTCCGTTGCGCTCTTAATCCTGCTTAAAAAGCCTATGAAAGAGAGGTTTTATAGCTCAAAAGATGAGGTAAAAGATGACTTTTTAAACGAGATCGGAGAGGGCGAGATAAAAGAAGGAATGGTATATTTTAAAGGTACTCTTTGGAGTTATGACGGTGATTTAAAAGATGGACAGAAAGTCCAAGTAGTCGGCACAAAAGGAAATAAAGTCATACTAAAAAACGACTAA